The Juglans regia cultivar Chandler chromosome 1, Walnut 2.0, whole genome shotgun sequence nucleotide sequence TGTCTTCCCTTTATTTGCTTCTGCAATTGGAAGCATATTCCATCAATTTAAACTTGTCATGATTGTTCCTTGTCCTTGACTCTTCTTTAACTCCTTGccataatgtttttttttttttttttggggtgttGTTAAAAAATGTGCTGAATTGCAGGCTTGTGAGCAAGCATTAAACTTGCGATGGAGCAAGTTTCAGAGGAATGCAACTCTTTTGAAGCGCCAGCTGACTTGGCAGTACGAATTGCACTGATTCAAATGTGGTTGCATTCTTTAAACgtgttttgttctgtttttctGAAGTTACCTTTTAATATCTCCCCAATTAGGTTCAATGGccatttgagaaaaaaaggGATCAGCGGACAAATTAAAATTAGCTATGAAGAAAAGACCCTCTCAGTTGAGGTTAGCAGCTTGCTTTGTATTGAATTACTCCTTTGGacaactaatttttttagtgGCACATCTTTTATTAAACCACTTTAACATACCTTGCATCTAGATATGTGGGAAATTCTTATATCTCGCTGTCCTATTCTCTTTGGTAGGTTAAAATGCCTCAAGATGCTTCGAGCAGCACTGTTCGTGACACTAGAGGACTTTCAGGTTTTATTTTCCtacataaaatttcaaattagaCCGTcaaacttctttttcatttgaaagCTTCAAGAACATAACTCTACAGgtttctttaattactaaaagtTTTGTGGAAAgtggaaatattttcttacagaTGTCAGAATAACTTGGATATTCATTTAGGACTCCTTTCGCTATATTTAGGATATTTtatcaatagtttttttttaattgaagtcAGGTTTAACCCAGCATTCTTTGAAAGCAAGTAATTTTCTGACGTTGataattgattattaattagGGGGTGAACGCTCGTTTTCAACACTATGCTTTGCATTAGCTCTCCATGAAATGACAGAAGCCCCTTTTCGAGCAATGGATGAGTTTGATGTGTTTATGGTAAAGTtgattttcatttgtttataaGATTGTtggcatattttcttttcttctcaccGGGCATAAGAATTTCAATCACTTTGCTTTGTTGGGTATACAGAAAGTGTGATTCCTTGGCAATAGATctagtattaatttttgagaCCACTGTATGATTGGATGATTGTTTTAGGCAGTGCCCATTTAACTAAGAAACCCGTAACATTTTTCAGAAGTGatgattttactatttttttaatttaggatTGTAGTTATTTCAGAGTACTTCTAATACACACCCAACACAGTTTATATTTCCAATTTTTGTAATAAGGTTTTTATTTATCCTGAAAAAGAATGTGAATGATTGGGAAATTCTGACAATGTTAGTGCTTCACATTCGGTCTTCAGGATGCCGTAAGTAGGAAAATCAGCTTGGACACCCTTGTAGATTTTGCATTGGCACAAGGATCCCAGTGGGTATTTATCACCCCTCATGATGTCAGGTATTGGTTTCTGATGGATACCTGATTTGATGTCATTACTTGATGATAGGAATCTTTTGATGTCCCTTTGCACTTTGCATACTAACATTTGGTGTTTCTGCATACTTCCAATCACCATCTTGTTACTCGGTTGATTGCTTTGGGCTTGGATTGTTTATTGTGTTCAAGTTAGTCTATTTCAGTTGTCCATTGTAAAGCCTTGGTTCAAGAATGCTGCTAGTTCCACAGAAAATGATAGGCTTGAATGACATACGTCCAAATATGATTCATCTGTtcgttatattaaaaatcatatgtatctatgtatgtatacataaaatttctctatcatattaataaaattttatacctatatataaaaaaaaatctctgctTTGGGCATGGGTGCACTGCCAAACAACATAACTGTTGCTGTCTTTGTTTATGGTTTGATCTTGGGGCTTCTTTGATGTCTGCCATGGAAAATTCTTAAGTATATCTAgggttttgtttcatctttcaACTCCACATCATTAGCTAATTGAATGTGAGAAAATATTAGGAGTCCCATCTCAGCTGCTCAAAGTACTTCTGGGTGGGTATCCGGTGCCACAATTCTCCTGTCAATGCCATAGAATTTACTAATGGTATTGTTGACCCGTGATATTTGAGCAAATGTCTTTAACCTCGTCCGACCTTGAGTTATGCCATGCATGGCAGAAATAGTTTCGATGCTAGTAATGCCTAAATTCgattgaaaatatttggtggttATTTATATTTGCCTTGTTCCGTATGGTTTCAGTCTGATGGAAGTCATGAATTGGTTATGTTCAGAAGCCTAACAAAACTAAAATCCAACTAAAATCCGTATGATAAATCTAGTAATACTTTCTGGTACTTTTGATACAGCATGGTAAAACAAGGGGAGCGGGTTAAGAAGCAGCACATGGCGGCTCCACGTTCTTGATCGCCGTCctgcatttattttattttgcttttaagtGCTATGTATGTTCAGGTAGAAGCTTTTAATTAAATGTCAAAAGCTGCTTGTAGATAAGTTATGTATTATGTAGATGCATGTTCTAAATGGTCGACTGTCTTTGACCTTGTTCCCGATAGGTTTCTTTGAGCCTTGTTGCATAAAAATTGTAGGATGATATATCTTAGAATGCTCAGATTTTGGATTCCTATGCTTTTTCATTGAAACTACGCATGTATCATGTATCTCTCGCTCTCTCGCACGCACGAACACACTCTGTAAAGTTAGCCATCTTAGCTTTATGAGAAATGCTAACTTTATTTAAAgagatttgtaaaaacttaATGATCCACGTGTCGGTtattaattgaaatttataattcaaaatttgaatttccaaagagaattaataaaataagtttttgtaagtaaaattataagtacatatTAGCACTACTCATCTCATTATAGGATATTGACCCATGAGAAATTAGTGGTTTTTAACATTTACACGTAGGTTGAAAGAAGTGTTTACACGTTGTGGAAAAGAAATATGGATGACAAATATAATAACTGAATCAGTGATACGGACGCTGTCACATATCCATACTCAAAACCTTAAAATAACGAACGTTTACCAGTTGATGATGCACGTTTGAACATGCTTTTACTTTTTGCACCATTCGAATGAACTGTCTATATGAAGGTATTTCACGATCTATGTTCAAGGGAGGGAGGTCGAATGAATGTAGGATGTTGAGAGTATAATTTCCCACTATTGTTAGAAGCAACTTACTCTCAACATCCTTAGATAAAATTGTGaggttttgaagaaaattaagcGTCGCATTCCAactttgagatttttatatGCAAAGGCCAATTCAAAATCATCTACCaccatttataaaaatacaagtCGTTGTAAATTTACCAACACACTCTTCAATACCTGTAAACTTAAACCGATCCTACATGAAATATATCTTAGTCCCTGGACATTGCAAGTTAAAATCTTGGGCTTCATAATACAGCTCATTTTGCCCTCCTTCTAATCCTCCGTTGCCTTGGACTACCTATTAGAGATCTCGGTCAAGTCTTTAAACATTATGATCTCCACGCCTAGGATCTCTTTGAGATGACTGAAAGCTTGTCCCTCTCTTGCTTGATTCTTGAACAATGATCACAAAGATGACAACTTAGGTAAGGTGAGGTTATGTGTTTAGGCTTGAATTGGTGTATGGAATGGTGGAAAAGGTGGTAAAGTATTTGGGCTACAATGGGTGTAAGGGCGCATGACATTAGTGAGAaactagggttggcgccacttagAACTttgggtttagggtttggaagatggtggtGGACTGCTTTGGtttaggtttagggttttggagttgggcggctagggttggaCGAGTCTGGCTAGTGAGAGATTTTAGGAAAATTTCCTAAAACCTTGGGAATCAATATGGAATGGATATGGCCGGATATGGGGAGTTGATTGGGTCAACTAGGGTTCCTAAATTATGGGAACTCTAATTTGGAAATGAGAGTGGGTGGCTAGGTCAATCCCAATATGGCAAGTGATTGTCGAAATTGAGATGAGTGTAACAAGAGTGATGTGCTCGGCTAGGGCACAAAAAGATGAGGCAACAattatggaaagttgacaaaCACAAGTGTTGGTCGACTTTTAGGGTTTAAGGAATTTGGAAGAAGAGCAATTGGATGTAGAACACCAAGAACAAAAGATGAACActcaagaataaaaacaaaaaaaatacttaagaacttgaatgaacaaatGAATAACAATAACAATTTGACAATTGATTCACAGATTGCACAAGTgttgaataaacctcatatattgataaatacaatttgtattcacgaattgcaccaagttgcaagaacaagatgatTGAATCAcacttattcaaaaaattgcaAAGTGTGATTCTCTCTTTGGGATTTAtgaatttcacccaaaaagtCAAAGTGCAAAGATACCGTttatgatctctcaaacaataatcATTTCTCTAGGGTATTTGCCAAAAGATTCTAAAGCAATGGAAAGATGTCCTATTTATAAGTAATACAAGTTGGAAACTCCCAATAGGTCtcttggaaataaataaataattaaataaaataaaaaaaatgatagtggTATGGACTAAGCTTGGTCGTGGCATGCATGGGCCCATGGTGGGCTAGGatggtgcatggtggtcttcGGGCTGGTCCATGACTAAGTGGTGCGGCATGACTTGTTGATGGTGAACCATGTTGGTGCGCTGCATGGCCCAGGCTGGTGGCCTAGGTAGTGACTCTACATGGCCCAAGCTGGCGGCTTAGGTGTTGAGGCTGTAAGGCATAGGCTAgagccatgcgctggatggcatgcttGGTGGGCATGTCATTGACCTAGCCTGCAAGGCACGGGTTGGATGGCATGTCTGTGAGGCATGTCACTAACCTCGTTGATGTGCGGTAGGTGGGCTGGCAGTGCTGTGTTGTGCTGTGCGTCAGCGCGCACGCTGAGGCTGTGCGGCGCATGCCTGCGCGCATGGGGCAGACGCCTACTAACCTTGCTGGCTCGCATGTGCGGCATCTCTAGAGGtaactcgacgtgggggtctaacacTACCACCCTTAACGTTGTAGTTATTTGTCCAAGTAAGACGCTTTAATTCCTTTCTCTTCTagatcttgattttgtttcaaataagtaactcatctcaattgtAGTGAGTAGTACTGTGAACTGGTTCTCAAATCCTATGCATGTAATCCCCACACATTGTTGCATCTCGTTAACCTTTTGCAAGTCAATTCAATGAAGAACCAACTATATTGTTGATTAGTGGAGGAGATGTCAGGGGGACAACATCTTCTGCAAACTTAGCTCCAAACTGTACACTAGGCTCCAAATATTCCTCCCAAGGCACCAACAACCCCCtatcatttcctccacaccatcTCCTTCAAACAAATCTTGCACCTCTTCAATAACGCCATTGTTGTTGTCACTACCTTGTTTGAAACTATATGTTGACCCACAAAGTGCCTGAAGCGGTAccaaaaaattgattctctgtGTCATGGGTGGTGGGGCAATGGTCAccatttgaagttttggattggtggaaaaTCCAAGAACTCCCCCAACTAGTTACAAATAAGGCTATGTCTGGTTAGTGAGGTAATCTAAGTCAGACCATCTCATGactattcactattttttattactattcattattttttcactattattcacagattatcTGAgatcatcttaatatccaaacataacctaTTAGAGTTTGAGTGCTACTACCCAAGACCCGAACCCAGATAATGACCCTGAAAgtgaaaaaccaaaaccaaaaatgaCTCATGGTTTGGGCGAAGTTAAATAAACCACCGCGACAAGAGAAACACACAACACCAGCATAACTCAAATGTCTCTGCTCCCTCGTGTGATTCTACAAAAAAAACATGGCACGACAGCTCCATAGGAAGCGGTGCTCAGTAACAACAATAAGATCCTCATTTTGGAATCCTCCAAAGTTTGTATACCTCTACACTTTCAATTCATTTcgtcttattattataatttttttaaatttttacataaaatataataaataatttaattttttaaaattttaaaataataatattaaaaaatatattttaataatattttatttaacttttaactttcatctcaattcattctatctaaactcactatccaaacgtttGTGTCTGAttccccaaaaaaataaaactagaagaAAACTACAGAAATGCAAATCAACCATATAACTTTTCACATGCTACCATTATCCATGCCCACCTCATATTCTTGAGAAAACCAAGACAACAGATAATCGATAAATTTTGGGCACTCATAAATAAACAACGTTGTTTGGAAGTAATTTCACAAAACTCCATTGATCAAAGTCAACATGGGCGATGAAGTTCAACACAAGTAGAAGACTGGTATAATCCATCGGCGTTCAGGCTCTTCTAATTTTACCGCTCCCACAGACTCCTTGGTAAATATCACTTTATATGTTAGAACTCCCGCGcttatcttctatttttttgtttgtaaacCTTAACCACCAAATTCTCTCGCGTTTTCGTTATCCTTTTACTTGCTGCACTCTCATTCCTGTTTCAAATTTTAACCTGCCTCTGCTAAGAAACTCCAGGTACCCTTTTTGATTCCTCGTCGAACCCAAATGCAAACTTTCACGCCAACCCGAACCCCAACATGGGTTTCTGGTCGAAGACTCTTGGAAGAAAAGCTCTCGGACCTCCACAAGTGCGCCAACCTCGACCAGATAAAACAAGTCCACGCCCAAATTCTCAAAGCTGATCTTCATAGGGACCTCTTTGTAGCTCCAAAGCTCATAGCGGCTTTCTCTTTGTGCCGCCAAATGGTGCTGGCAATCAATGCTTTCAATCAAGTCCAGGAACCCAATGTGCATTTGTATAATACGCTGATCAGAGCCCATGTTCAGAACTCTCAGTCGTCACAAGCCTTTGCCACTTTCTTCGAAATGCAGTGTAGTGGGGTTTATCCTGATAATTTCACGTACCCATTTCTTCTTAAAGCGTGTTCTGGCCAATCTTATTTGCGCGTGATCCAAATGATTCATACCCATATTGAAAAATTTGGATTTTGTTCCGACATTTTTGTGCCCAATTCGCTTATTGATTGTTATTCCAAATGTGGACCGGTTGGTGTTAACGCGGCGAGGAAGTTGTTTAAGGTGATGGGGGAGAAAGATATCGTGTCTTGGAATTCCATGATTGGTGGTTTGGTTAGAGCCGGCGAGTTGGGGGAGGCTCGCGGgttgtttgatgaaatgccAAAGAGGGATACGGTTAGTTGGAATACAATATTAGACGGCTATGCAAAGGCTGGAGAAATGAACAGGGCGTTTGAATTGTTTGAGAAGATGCCTGAGAGGAATGTTGTATCTTGGTCTACCATGATATCAGGTTACTGTAAAGATGGGGATTTGGATATGGCAAGAATGTTATTTGATAAGATGCCAGTTAAGACCTTGGTTCCTTGGACAATTATTATATCTGGGTATGCTGAAAAGGGGCTCGCAAATGAGGCCATTAGCTTGTACAATAAAATGGAGGAGGCTGGGTTGAAGCCTGATGATGGGGCCCTTATTAGCATTTTGGCTGCTTGTGCAGAGTCTGGTTTGCTTGGATTGGGTCAGAAAGTTCACGCCTCTATTAAGAGGACTAAGTATAAGTGTAGTGCTCCAGTATCAAATGCATTGGTCGATATGTATGCAAAGTGTGGTAGCTTAGACGAGGCATACATCGTCTTTAATGGAATGACAAAGAGAGAGGTGGTATCCTGGAATGCCATGCTTCAAGGATTTGCTATGCATGGACATGGCGAGAAAGCACTTCAGCTTTTCTCTAGAATGAAACACGAAGGGTTTGAGCCGGATAAAGTAACCCTCGTTGGTGTCTTATGTGCTTGCACACATGCAGGCTTTGTGGAGGAGGGTGTTCAATACTTCTACACGATGGAGAGTAAGTATAAGATAGTTCCCGAAGTTGAGCATTATGGTTGCATGATCGACCTTTTGGGTCGTGGGGGGCGTCTTAAGGAAGCTTTTAGGCTTGTGCGTAGCATGCCAATGGAACCAAATGCCATTATTTGGGGAACCCTTTTGGGAGCGTGTCGTATGCATAATGATGTAGATCTTGCCAGGCAGGTTGTGGATCGCCTGATTCAATTAGAACCATCAGATCCTGGAAATTTTTCTATGTTGTCAAACATATATGCTGCAGCTGGAGATTGGGATAGCGTTTCCAATGTAAGGCTGCGAATGAGGAATACAGGAATCCAAAAACCATCAGGGGCTAGTTCTATAGAGGTCGATGATGAGCTCCATGAATTTACGGTATTTGATAGATCACACCCTAAATCTGAGAAAATATATCAGATGATTGACAGATTGGTTCAGGACCTTAAGCAGGTTGGATACGTCCCAAAAGCATACCAATGACAGGGGATGCCTTGGGGAACATTTCCAGTAATAGTTCCCAAAAAGACTTTATTTACTGTGTGTATTTTGGCACAGATCCTTCCTTTCCAAGAAACGATATGGATGGTTTGATCTATTGTTCATATATCTACACTTGTTAGAATTGTAGACACCATCAATTTTTAATTGAGAAATGCAAGCCCTTAAAAGTGTATCCtaccttaaaaaagtgtaaaaacaactattctttattaattggatccatttttttataaaaaatttgtatgtgACCTGTCTATTTGGGgtttgtatctagcattactctttttaattttatttgggtgtttaaattatttatcatgaTATAGGATATAGCTCGGGGGTAGcgaatcgtgttaacgggtcatgTTTGATCTATTGTTCATATATGTACACTTGTTAGAATTGTAGACACCATCAATTTTTAATTGAGAAATGCAAGCCCTTAAAAGTGTATTCTatcttaaaaaagtgtaaaaacaactattctttattagtgggattaaattttttataaaagacttgtatGTGACTTGTTATTTTGGGTTTGTacctagtattactctttttaattttatctgggtgtttaaattatttatcatgaTATAGGATATAGCTCGGGGGTGGCGAATTGTGTTAACGggtcatgtcaagtcatgtatattatatgatatgggTCAATTTGGACATGATCCGttaagcttaacgggtcaaaTTTCTGAACCCTAAAACGATCCATTAAAATAATGAgttgacatgacatgaaacgttttgacccgttatgaattaattaaaattatatggacATGACATAACCCAtttatgtaaataggttgaattgacccaaataatcaatttgatctgattaatataatttcacataaaagttaaaattacaatatctccaaaaaatataaagttaattacataaatccaaaattacaatttaaacaataaaaacaccaaaattacaatccaaatgaaGCGTTGGAGGCAGTTGTGACTTTTAAGAAATGACTCAATTGAGAACTGAGAGAGTGGGGGTTTGGGAGAGAGTTAGGAAATACAAAATAGGATTagggtatttttgttttaggttaaaaatgatataattataatttttagtaaaaaatttaatggaTCTAAACGGGTCACTAACAGGTCAAGTAGAATGACTTGCTAattaatcgtgtcttaacgggtcaacccgttttgatctgaacccattaacatcaaattcaaatccatTAATTTTACATTGCGTTCGTATTAGATTAACAGGTCGTATAACATATTACCATCCCTATTCATGTAGCTAATGTTATTGCATTTAAAAATGATTCCATCGACTTATCTTCCTAAAGCAGCGAGtctcttttacaaaattttttccaaacttgcATCGATTTTCTATTCGTTTCATATCTCTTGCATTGGCCTTAACATTTATCGCCTCCTTCTAATTTGCCTTTCTTCAAAGAGTAATATACACACTATAAATTGCGCAACTGTtataaaatgagggtatttttataaaataatgttacttttataaaaatatccctaaTTCAAAACTCCAGCccttttctcttcattttttttttaatttatatggcTTTAATCGGAAGTCTATACTGTCAACTGGTATACTGCTATGTGTAATATCAAGAAATTTCTGCCCATTACGTCGAATAACTGCAACAACAATTTCGTTCCCCTTGCTCATTCCATCCGCGAGCTTCATCAACATCATATATCAACTAAGGTGCATACACTCTTATTGTGCTATCTtacattcatttgaaaatgataGAGCCTTTATGCAATCCATGTTTACAGCGTTTTCAAATTCAGTTTCACATTCTTTTACTTCAACTTCACATTAACTTTTCTatggacaattttttttataccatatCTTTGTCTCTTAATTCACTTTGTTGATCCATGATCTCCTACTTCGACCTTTTGTGGATGATGATGGTTGTCCTGTAACTGAAACGTGCCTCGTTggcattttttcattttttcattttttttttcttttttttttgggtttttgattCCTCTTTAAGTAACGCGTCTTATTGGCAGTTGGCAATGGCGTGGCTGGAGAATCCAGTGCCGCACATTCCCTCTGAATAGCATCATCCATCCATCCACTCCACATCTCTCCTTAGAAATTAAGATTAAGCTTTTTTGTCTTCAtttgagtttttaaatttacgTACAAAATactatgatttataaatttttggcCCGTGTTATGTCATAACATTAGCAGTACGGACTCATGAATAAAGTAGAACATTGATATTCTGCGTGTCAGCTATAGAAGTAGTCACACAAAACAAATCAAAGTCAAAGATGAACGCCCAGAACTGAAAAGTCAAAGTCTTTGCCGGTCAGGAATCTTAGGTTCTTGGTTACATTGTACTTAGTAGTATAGAAACCGTAAATAACACAAcacatacataaataatatgCTAACgcataccaaacaacttaatataatgtataacaaGCATCTTATCCGCATGAACACATCATCATCCACGTAATTCAACTTTAAATAAGGAGAGAT carries:
- the LOC109006317 gene encoding pentatricopeptide repeat-containing protein At3g29230, producing MQTFTPTRTPTWVSGRRLLEEKLSDLHKCANLDQIKQVHAQILKADLHRDLFVAPKLIAAFSLCRQMVLAINAFNQVQEPNVHLYNTLIRAHVQNSQSSQAFATFFEMQCSGVYPDNFTYPFLLKACSGQSYLRVIQMIHTHIEKFGFCSDIFVPNSLIDCYSKCGPVGVNAARKLFKVMGEKDIVSWNSMIGGLVRAGELGEARGLFDEMPKRDTVSWNTILDGYAKAGEMNRAFELFEKMPERNVVSWSTMISGYCKDGDLDMARMLFDKMPVKTLVPWTIIISGYAEKGLANEAISLYNKMEEAGLKPDDGALISILAACAESGLLGLGQKVHASIKRTKYKCSAPVSNALVDMYAKCGSLDEAYIVFNGMTKREVVSWNAMLQGFAMHGHGEKALQLFSRMKHEGFEPDKVTLVGVLCACTHAGFVEEGVQYFYTMESKYKIVPEVEHYGCMIDLLGRGGRLKEAFRLVRSMPMEPNAIIWGTLLGACRMHNDVDLARQVVDRLIQLEPSDPGNFSMLSNIYAAAGDWDSVSNVRLRMRNTGIQKPSGASSIEVDDELHEFTVFDRSHPKSEKIYQMIDRLVQDLKQVGYVPKAYQ